One genomic window of Undibacterium cyanobacteriorum includes the following:
- the aroA gene encoding 3-phosphoshikimate 1-carboxyvinyltransferase — protein sequence MKEHSKSYPPYLDLHPTMKVQGTVKLPGSKSISNRILLLAALAKGTTKVHELLASDDTLVMLNALHSLGVHWTQEDHTQNYTVVGTGGHFPHAHADLFMGNAGTAIRPLVAALAVLGGDYTVHGVPRMHERPIGDLVDALNAVGAQIDYTGNPGYPPLHIKRGHIHAQRMQVKGNVSSQFLTALLMAAPLAAKTSDIQIEVIGELISKPYIEITLNLMARFGVEVQRDGWQMFTIKMGQHYVSPAEIYVEGDASSASYFLAAGAIAGGPIRVEGVGKASIQGDVRFAEALEKMGARISMGDNWIEAQSNGALHAIDMDFNHIPDAAMTIAIAALYANGTTTLRNIESWRVKETDRIAAMAKELRKIGAVVEEGQDFMRVTPPERLQPATIDTYDDHRMAMCFSLATLDGVARQGAAMRINEPKCVAKTFPDFFEAFTKIKHEDLF from the coding sequence ATGAAAGAACATAGTAAGTCCTATCCACCGTATCTCGATCTTCATCCCACCATGAAAGTGCAGGGGACCGTCAAGCTGCCTGGTTCGAAAAGTATTTCGAATCGGATTCTGTTGCTGGCTGCCTTAGCGAAAGGCACGACCAAGGTGCATGAACTATTGGCATCGGACGATACATTGGTGATGCTGAATGCTTTGCATAGTCTTGGCGTACATTGGACCCAAGAGGACCACACGCAAAACTATACGGTGGTAGGTACTGGCGGCCATTTCCCGCATGCGCATGCGGATCTTTTTATGGGTAATGCTGGTACTGCGATACGCCCATTGGTCGCTGCGCTCGCTGTGCTGGGTGGCGATTACACTGTGCACGGTGTGCCACGCATGCATGAACGTCCGATCGGTGATTTGGTCGATGCGTTGAATGCGGTTGGTGCGCAAATTGATTACACTGGAAATCCTGGTTATCCGCCATTGCACATCAAACGTGGTCACATTCATGCGCAACGTATGCAAGTGAAGGGTAATGTTTCGAGTCAATTTTTGACTGCACTGCTGATGGCGGCTCCCTTGGCTGCTAAGACGAGTGACATTCAGATCGAAGTGATCGGTGAATTGATCTCAAAACCGTATATCGAAATCACGCTTAATTTGATGGCGCGCTTCGGTGTCGAAGTGCAACGCGATGGTTGGCAAATGTTCACAATCAAGATGGGCCAGCATTATGTGTCGCCGGCTGAAATTTATGTCGAAGGAGATGCTTCTTCTGCTTCGTATTTCTTGGCAGCGGGCGCGATTGCCGGTGGTCCTATTCGTGTTGAAGGTGTCGGAAAAGCCAGCATTCAAGGCGATGTGCGATTCGCTGAGGCGCTTGAGAAAATGGGAGCCCGTATTTCCATGGGCGACAATTGGATAGAGGCGCAAAGCAATGGTGCTTTGCATGCGATCGATATGGATTTCAATCATATTCCTGATGCAGCCATGACGATCGCGATTGCTGCTTTGTATGCGAATGGTACGACGACGCTGCGCAATATCGAAAGTTGGCGCGTGAAGGAAACTGATCGTATTGCAGCAATGGCAAAAGAATTGCGAAAAATTGGTGCGGTGGTTGAAGAAGGTCAGGATTTTATGCGCGTAACGCCACCGGAGCGCTTGCAACCCGCTACAATTGATACTTACGATGATCACCGGATGGCGATGTGTTTTTCGTTAGCGACTTTGGATGGTGTCGCACGTCAAGGTGCGGCAATGCGTATTAATGAACCGAAGTGTGTTGCTAAGACTTTTCCGGATTTCTTCGAAGCCTTCACGAAAATTAAGCACGAGGATTTATTTTGA
- a CDS encoding prephenate dehydrogenase → MKNDETSVRPLFNKLVLIGVGLIGGSFALALKKAGMVRHIVGLDRHQAALEEAQQLGIIDSHTFDLASALEGADLIVIATPVAQTTKILEAIYPLLQAHTVVTDVGSTKTDVVIAARQALKEKVAQFVPAHPIAGREKNGPSAALSDLYVGKKTVITRLPENTDHLLSRVAQAWQACGAIIHYLTPQEHDQVFASVSHLPHLLAYTLVADIAAKPHADRLFQYAASGFRDFTRIAGSSPEMWRDISIANREALLQELDSYTEQLAHLRQYLQNADAAALEHVYRRAQEARVNWITAIEAAEAQSRYGGD, encoded by the coding sequence ATGAAGAATGATGAGACGTCCGTGCGTCCACTCTTTAACAAACTCGTGCTTATCGGCGTTGGTCTGATTGGCGGTTCGTTCGCTTTAGCGCTCAAAAAAGCGGGCATGGTGCGCCATATTGTCGGTCTCGATCGGCACCAAGCGGCACTCGAAGAAGCGCAGCAATTAGGCATTATCGATAGCCATACATTCGATCTGGCGAGTGCGCTTGAAGGAGCGGATTTGATTGTGATTGCCACTCCCGTCGCACAGACCACAAAAATTCTAGAAGCGATTTATCCGTTGCTACAAGCGCATACGGTGGTGACTGATGTTGGTAGTACGAAAACCGATGTGGTCATAGCTGCGCGTCAGGCTCTCAAAGAAAAAGTGGCGCAGTTTGTGCCAGCACATCCTATCGCTGGTCGAGAAAAGAATGGTCCGAGCGCCGCTTTAAGTGATCTCTACGTGGGGAAGAAAACGGTCATTACCCGCTTGCCAGAAAATACCGACCACTTGCTCTCCAGAGTTGCGCAGGCATGGCAGGCTTGTGGTGCGATCATTCACTATTTGACGCCACAAGAGCACGACCAAGTTTTTGCCTCGGTCAGTCATTTGCCGCATTTATTGGCTTACACTTTGGTGGCAGATATTGCCGCCAAGCCGCACGCGGATCGTCTGTTTCAATATGCCGCGAGCGGGTTTCGTGACTTTACGCGGATCGCTGGATCATCGCCTGAAATGTGGCGCGATATTAGCATCGCGAATCGAGAGGCCTTGCTGCAAGAATTGGATTCTTATACCGAACAACTTGCGCACCTGCGACAGTATTTACAAAATGCGGATGCCGCTGCGCTAGAACATGTTTATCGTCGTGCTCAAGAGGCGCGCGTGAATTGGATTACTGCGATTGAAGCAGCGGAGGCTCAAAGCCGCTATGGTGGCGATTAG
- the rpsA gene encoding 30S ribosomal protein S1 — translation MSQDFATGADSFAALFEESLSRQDMRSGEVISAEVVRIDHNFVIVNAGLKSEAFIPVEEFKNDQGELEVNVGDFVSVAIESLENGFGDTILSRDKAKRLASWLALEKALESGEMVVGTVNGKVKGGLTVLTNGIRAFLPGSLVDTRPVKDTTPYEGKTMEFKVIKLDRKRNNVVLSRRAVVEASMGEERQKLMENLKEGTVVTGLVKNITDYGAFVDLGGIDGLLHITDLAWRRVRHPSEVLTVGQEITAKILKFDQEKNRVSLGVKQLGDDPWTGLARRYPANTRLFGKVTNLTDYGAFVEVEQGIEGLVHVSEMDWTNKNVAPNKVVQLGDEVEVMVLEIDEERRRISLGMKQCKANPWDDFSLNFKKGDKVKGAIKSITDFGVFIGLTGNIDGLVHLSDLSWNEAGEEAVRKFKKGDELEAIVLAIDVERERVSLGVKQLEGDPFNNYCAMNDKGATVTGTVKSVEAKGAVIQLADEVEGYLRASEISRDRVEDAGTHLKVGDSVEALVLNIDRKARSIQLSIKAKDSAETQEAMQKMSADSSAASGTTSLGALLKAKLDNKN, via the coding sequence ATGTCTCAAGATTTCGCAACCGGTGCTGATAGCTTCGCCGCTTTGTTCGAAGAGTCCTTGTCACGCCAAGATATGCGTTCCGGTGAAGTGATTTCTGCCGAAGTCGTTCGTATCGACCACAATTTCGTGATCGTGAACGCAGGCCTCAAATCTGAAGCCTTTATCCCTGTTGAAGAATTCAAAAACGACCAAGGTGAATTGGAAGTTAACGTCGGTGATTTCGTATCCGTAGCGATCGAATCATTGGAAAATGGTTTCGGTGACACAATCTTGTCCCGCGACAAAGCAAAACGTTTGGCATCATGGCTCGCGCTCGAAAAAGCGTTGGAGTCTGGCGAAATGGTTGTTGGTACAGTCAACGGCAAAGTAAAAGGTGGTTTGACAGTTCTCACGAACGGCATCCGCGCTTTCTTGCCAGGTTCTTTGGTTGACACACGCCCAGTTAAGGATACAACTCCTTACGAAGGCAAAACAATGGAATTCAAAGTTATCAAGCTCGACCGTAAGCGTAACAACGTTGTGTTGTCACGTCGTGCAGTTGTTGAGGCTTCTATGGGTGAAGAACGTCAGAAATTGATGGAAAACCTGAAAGAAGGCACAGTGGTTACTGGCTTGGTTAAAAACATCACTGACTACGGTGCGTTCGTTGATTTGGGCGGCATCGATGGCTTGTTGCACATCACTGATTTGGCATGGCGTCGTGTTCGTCACCCATCTGAAGTTCTCACAGTGGGTCAAGAAATCACTGCGAAGATCCTCAAGTTTGATCAAGAGAAAAACCGTGTTTCTCTCGGCGTTAAACAATTGGGCGATGATCCTTGGACAGGTTTGGCACGTCGTTACCCAGCAAACACACGTTTGTTCGGTAAAGTAACAAACTTGACAGACTACGGTGCATTCGTTGAAGTTGAACAAGGTATCGAAGGTTTGGTCCACGTTTCCGAAATGGATTGGACAAACAAAAACGTTGCACCAAACAAAGTTGTTCAGTTGGGTGACGAAGTTGAAGTTATGGTATTGGAAATCGACGAAGAACGTCGTCGTATCAGCTTGGGCATGAAACAGTGCAAAGCAAATCCATGGGATGACTTCTCTTTGAACTTCAAAAAAGGCGACAAAGTTAAAGGCGCGATCAAGTCCATCACTGACTTCGGCGTGTTCATTGGCTTGACAGGCAACATCGACGGTTTGGTCCACTTGTCTGACTTGTCTTGGAATGAAGCTGGCGAAGAAGCAGTTCGCAAGTTCAAGAAAGGTGATGAACTGGAAGCGATTGTTTTGGCGATCGACGTTGAACGTGAACGCGTTTCTCTCGGCGTAAAACAATTGGAAGGTGACCCATTCAATAACTACTGCGCAATGAACGACAAAGGCGCGACAGTCACTGGTACAGTGAAATCTGTTGAAGCTAAAGGCGCAGTGATCCAATTGGCAGACGAAGTTGAAGGCTACTTGCGTGCATCTGAAATCTCCCGCGATCGCGTGGAAGATGCTGGTACACACTTGAAAGTTGGTGACAGCGTTGAAGCATTGGTATTGAACATCGACCGCAAAGCACGCAGCA
- the pheA gene encoding prephenate dehydratase, whose protein sequence is MSDNKLLPLREKIDAIDAAILELLNQRARVAEEVGHVKAETNAPVFRPEREAQVLRNMADQNQGPLHTDAIQLIFREIMSACRALERRVVVAFLGPVGTFSEQAVYKQFGHAIEALPCISIDEVFRATEAGTADFGVVPIENSSEGAINRTLDLLLQTSLMISGEVSIPVQHSLMSKSGIMTGVTRICAHSQALAQCQAWLNQHYPHIERQAVASNAEAARMAGADASVAAIASEIAGQQYNLGIVSAHIQDDPHNRTRFAVIGRLRTTPSGKDQTSIVLATPNKAGAVYNLLAPLSKHGVSMTRFESRPARTGNWEYYFYVDVEGHAMDNKVKAAMDELNHDAAFFKILGSYPCTV, encoded by the coding sequence ATGAGTGACAATAAATTACTTCCTTTACGTGAAAAAATCGATGCGATCGACGCGGCGATTTTAGAGCTTTTAAATCAACGTGCCCGTGTTGCTGAAGAAGTCGGGCATGTGAAGGCGGAAACGAATGCGCCGGTATTTCGCCCTGAGCGCGAAGCGCAGGTTTTGCGCAATATGGCGGACCAAAATCAAGGCCCGCTGCATACGGATGCGATTCAGTTGATATTCCGTGAAATTATGTCGGCATGCCGCGCCTTGGAGCGCCGCGTGGTTGTGGCCTTTTTGGGGCCGGTCGGTACCTTTAGTGAGCAAGCGGTCTATAAACAATTTGGACACGCGATTGAGGCCTTGCCCTGCATTTCTATTGATGAAGTATTTCGCGCAACTGAAGCAGGAACGGCCGATTTTGGCGTGGTGCCAATTGAAAATTCGTCCGAGGGCGCGATCAACCGTACTCTCGATCTTTTGCTGCAAACCAGCTTGATGATTAGCGGCGAAGTGTCGATTCCAGTGCAACATAGTCTGATGAGCAAGTCGGGCATCATGACTGGTGTGACGCGTATCTGTGCCCATTCTCAAGCCTTAGCGCAATGCCAAGCTTGGCTCAATCAGCACTATCCTCACATCGAACGGCAAGCGGTTGCATCAAATGCGGAAGCTGCTCGCATGGCGGGGGCGGATGCCAGTGTCGCTGCCATCGCGAGTGAAATCGCTGGTCAGCAGTACAACCTTGGTATCGTCAGTGCCCATATTCAAGATGATCCGCATAATCGTACTCGTTTCGCGGTCATTGGCCGTCTACGCACGACACCAAGTGGCAAGGATCAAACTTCCATCGTCTTGGCAACGCCGAATAAAGCAGGTGCGGTGTATAACCTGTTAGCGCCGCTCTCGAAACACGGCGTGTCGATGACACGTTTTGAGTCCCGTCCAGCGCGTACCGGCAACTGGGAATATTACTTTTATGTCGATGTCGAGGGACATGCGATGGACAACAAAGTGAAAGCGGCGATGGACGAGCTTAATCACGACGCGGCTTTCTTTAAGATCCTTGGCTCGTATCCTTGTACGGTTTGA
- the cmk gene encoding (d)CMP kinase: MSDLASIPVISIDGPTASGKGTVAHRVAKQLGFHYLDSGALYRLTALSAIRHGIDLWEEQAIADLARVLPCRFEKGHVFLDGDDVTDAVRQEAIGVAASKIAVLPLVRKALVELQMSFRQAPGLVADGRDMGTVIFPDAIQKVFLTASVEARANRRYKQLIEKGFPANMEDLVKDLAERDARDMARTEAPLKPAPGAFFLDTSHITANEAVHQILTLYTNAIREAR, from the coding sequence TTGAGCGATCTGGCTAGCATTCCCGTTATCAGTATCGATGGTCCAACTGCCTCTGGAAAGGGGACGGTTGCGCACCGTGTTGCCAAACAATTAGGTTTTCATTATTTGGACTCAGGTGCTTTGTATCGCCTGACCGCGCTGTCGGCTATACGGCATGGTATCGATTTGTGGGAAGAGCAAGCCATTGCAGATTTAGCACGTGTGTTGCCTTGTCGCTTTGAGAAAGGCCACGTTTTCCTCGATGGCGATGATGTGACTGACGCAGTACGCCAAGAGGCGATCGGTGTGGCCGCTTCTAAAATTGCCGTTTTGCCACTGGTGCGCAAGGCATTGGTGGAGTTGCAAATGTCGTTTCGACAAGCACCAGGCTTGGTTGCCGACGGTCGCGATATGGGGACCGTCATCTTCCCCGATGCCATACAAAAGGTGTTTTTGACAGCAAGTGTGGAAGCGCGTGCAAATCGACGCTATAAGCAATTGATTGAAAAGGGTTTTCCTGCTAATATGGAGGACTTGGTAAAAGATTTGGCAGAACGTGATGCTCGCGACATGGCTCGCACAGAAGCGCCTCTCAAACCCGCACCAGGCGCGTTTTTTCTAGATACGTCTCATATCACTGCAAATGAAGCAGTGCATCAGATACTAACTCTATACACAAACGCTATTCGCGAAGCTCGATAA
- the gyrA gene encoding DNA gyrase subunit A, which translates to MDQFAKETLPISLEEEMRKSYLDYAMSVIVGRALPDVRDGLKPVHRRVLFAMHEMNNVYNRPFVKCARVVGEVMGKYHPHGDASIYDTLVRMAQDFSLRYTLVDGQGNFGSVDGDNAAAMRYTECRLEKIANEVLADIEKETVDFVPNYDGKEKEPSVLPTRIPNLLINGSSGIAVGMATNIPPHNITEVINGALHVLRNPECSVDELIEIIPAPDFPTAGLIYGVSGVRDGYRTGRGRVVMRAKTHFEEFGKEGRIAIIIDELPYQVNKKSLLERIAENVRDKKLEGISDIRDESDKSGMRVVIELKRGEVPEVVLNNLYKQTQLQDTFGMNMVALVNGQPKLLNLKQMLECFLSHRREVVTRRTVFELRKARERGHVLEGLAVALANIDDFIAIIKAAPTPPIAKQELMTRAWDSSMVREMLTRTAADNPGGIEAFRPESLPKHYGIQPDGLYKLSDDQAQEILQMRLQRLTGLEQDKIVNEYKDVMAEIADLLDILSKPERVTTIINDELTVCVNEYGVGNKDVRRSEIVLNATDLETEDLITPVDMVVTLSHTGYMKSQPLSEYRAQKRGGRGKQATATKDDDWIEQLFVANTHDYILCFSNRGRLYWLKVYEVPQGSRNSRGKPIVNMFPLQDGEKITVILPLSGENRSFPEDHYVFMATSLGTVKKTPLTDFSNPRKAGIIAVDLDEGDFLIGAALTDGKHDVMLFSDAGKAVRFDENDVRPMGRTARGVRGMNLEEGQQVIALLVAENEQQSVLTATENGFGKRTPITEYTRHGRGTKGMIAIQTSERNGKVVAATLVESTDEIMLITTGGVLIRTRVSEIREMGRATQGVTLIAVEDGTTLSGLQRIVETDADSDGEGSETTPAAE; encoded by the coding sequence ATGGATCAATTCGCTAAAGAAACACTCCCGATTTCCCTCGAAGAAGAAATGCGCAAGAGCTACCTTGATTACGCCATGAGCGTGATCGTAGGTCGTGCTTTGCCTGATGTTCGTGACGGCTTGAAGCCTGTGCATCGTCGTGTTCTGTTCGCGATGCATGAAATGAACAATGTCTACAACCGTCCATTTGTGAAATGTGCGCGTGTGGTCGGTGAAGTGATGGGTAAGTATCACCCGCACGGTGACGCTTCGATTTACGACACCTTGGTGCGTATGGCGCAAGATTTCTCTTTGCGTTACACCTTGGTCGACGGTCAAGGTAACTTTGGCTCGGTCGACGGCGATAATGCAGCGGCGATGCGTTACACAGAGTGTCGTTTGGAAAAAATCGCCAATGAAGTCTTAGCGGATATCGAGAAAGAAACGGTTGACTTCGTGCCTAACTACGACGGCAAAGAAAAAGAACCGTCTGTGTTGCCAACCCGTATCCCGAACCTGTTGATTAACGGTTCTTCTGGTATCGCGGTCGGTATGGCGACCAATATTCCGCCGCACAATATTACCGAAGTCATCAATGGTGCTTTGCATGTGTTGCGCAACCCTGAATGCAGCGTTGATGAATTGATCGAGATTATCCCAGCGCCAGACTTCCCAACGGCTGGTTTGATTTACGGTGTGTCGGGCGTACGTGATGGTTATCGCACTGGTCGTGGTCGTGTGGTGATGCGCGCTAAAACGCACTTCGAAGAATTCGGTAAAGAAGGGCGTATCGCCATCATCATCGATGAGTTGCCTTACCAAGTGAATAAAAAGTCTCTGCTCGAGCGTATCGCAGAGAATGTGCGCGACAAAAAGCTCGAAGGTATTTCCGATATTCGTGATGAATCCGATAAGTCGGGTATGCGCGTGGTGATTGAGCTCAAGCGCGGTGAAGTACCTGAAGTGGTGTTGAACAACCTCTACAAGCAGACGCAATTGCAAGACACCTTCGGTATGAATATGGTGGCCTTGGTCAATGGTCAGCCGAAGTTGTTGAACTTGAAGCAGATGTTGGAATGCTTCTTGTCGCATCGTCGTGAAGTTGTGACTCGCCGTACTGTGTTCGAATTGCGCAAAGCGCGTGAACGTGGACATGTATTGGAAGGCTTGGCAGTGGCCTTGGCCAATATCGATGATTTCATCGCGATTATCAAAGCCGCTCCGACACCACCAATCGCGAAACAAGAATTGATGACGCGTGCATGGGATAGCTCGATGGTGCGCGAGATGTTGACACGCACAGCGGCTGATAATCCAGGCGGCATCGAAGCATTCCGTCCTGAGAGTTTGCCTAAGCATTACGGTATTCAACCGGACGGTTTGTATAAGTTGTCGGACGATCAGGCGCAAGAGATCTTGCAAATGCGTTTGCAACGTTTGACTGGTTTGGAACAAGACAAGATCGTTAACGAATACAAAGACGTGATGGCAGAGATCGCTGATTTGCTCGATATTTTGTCGAAGCCAGAGCGTGTGACAACAATCATCAATGATGAATTGACCGTTTGCGTTAACGAATATGGCGTTGGTAACAAAGATGTGCGTCGTTCGGAAATCGTGTTAAATGCAACCGACTTGGAAACCGAAGACTTAATCACACCGGTTGATATGGTGGTGACTTTGTCGCACACCGGTTACATGAAGTCGCAGCCTTTGTCTGAGTATCGCGCGCAGAAGCGTGGCGGACGCGGTAAGCAGGCGACAGCAACCAAAGATGACGATTGGATTGAGCAATTGTTCGTGGCTAATACCCATGACTACATCTTGTGCTTCTCGAATCGTGGTCGTTTGTATTGGCTCAAAGTTTACGAAGTGCCACAAGGTTCCCGTAACTCGCGTGGTAAGCCAATCGTGAATATGTTCCCGCTGCAAGACGGCGAGAAGATCACGGTAATCTTGCCATTGTCTGGCGAGAATCGCAGCTTCCCAGAAGACCACTACGTCTTCATGGCGACCAGCCTCGGTACTGTGAAGAAAACTCCGTTGACTGATTTCAGTAATCCACGTAAAGCCGGCATTATCGCGGTCGATTTGGATGAAGGTGACTTCTTGATCGGCGCTGCTTTGACCGATGGTAAGCACGACGTGATGTTGTTCTCCGATGCTGGCAAGGCTGTACGTTTCGATGAAAACGATGTACGTCCAATGGGCCGTACGGCACGTGGTGTGCGCGGTATGAATTTGGAAGAAGGTCAGCAAGTGATCGCCTTATTGGTGGCAGAAAACGAGCAGCAATCCGTGTTGACAGCAACTGAAAACGGCTTCGGCAAACGCACGCCGATTACGGAGTACACCCGTCATGGTCGCGGCACCAAAGGTATGATCGCGATTCAAACTTCAGAACGTAACGGCAAAGTCGTTGCTGCGACTTTGGTTGAGTCGACCGATGAAATTATGTTGATCACAACCGGTGGTGTCTTGATCCGTACTCGCGTTTCTGAGATTCGCGAGATGGGCCGAGCTACACAAGGCGTGACTTTGATTGCGGTTGAAGACGGCACCACACTTTCTGGTTTGCAGCGCATCGTTGAAACCGATGCAGACTCAGACGGCGAGGGTAGTGAGACGACACCAGCAGCAGAGTAA
- the serC gene encoding 3-phosphoserine/phosphohydroxythreonine transaminase, producing MSVIYNFSAGPAVLPKEVLQQAADEMLDWHGSGMSVMEMSHRGPEFMSILAQAQADLRELLQIPDNYKTLFLQGGGLGENAIIPMNLVGRKAQPATIDFIHTGSWSGKSIKEAKKYGTVNVAASSESTGFDGVPDPSTWNLSADPAYVHLCTNETIDGVEYHFVPEIADRTNGAPLVADMSSHILSRQIDVSRYGVIFGGAQKNIGPAGLTLVIVREDLLGHALPICPSAFDWKNVSDNDSMYNTPPTYSIYIAGLVFQWLKRQGGVAAMERANIAKAQLLYDYLDSTDFYVTKVAPQFRSRMNVPFYLRDESQNAAFLSAAKERGLLQLKGHKSVGGMRASIYNAMPIEGVQALVEFMRDFANAS from the coding sequence ATGAGCGTGATTTACAATTTCTCCGCAGGTCCTGCGGTACTCCCTAAAGAAGTCCTGCAACAAGCGGCCGATGAAATGCTGGATTGGCATGGCAGCGGTATGTCAGTCATGGAGATGAGTCATCGTGGACCCGAATTTATGTCCATTTTGGCGCAAGCCCAGGCTGATTTGCGCGAGCTGTTGCAGATCCCCGATAACTACAAGACTCTGTTCTTGCAAGGCGGTGGTTTGGGTGAAAATGCCATCATTCCGATGAACCTCGTTGGCCGCAAAGCGCAACCAGCAACCATCGATTTTATTCACACCGGTTCCTGGAGTGGGAAGTCGATCAAAGAAGCTAAAAAATACGGCACGGTGAACGTCGCTGCATCGAGTGAAAGCACGGGCTTTGATGGTGTCCCTGATCCAAGTACATGGAATTTGAGCGCCGATCCCGCCTACGTGCATCTGTGCACGAATGAAACCATCGATGGTGTGGAATATCATTTCGTTCCCGAAATCGCTGATCGAACCAACGGCGCACCTTTGGTGGCGGATATGTCCTCCCACATTTTGTCGCGTCAAATTGATGTCAGTCGCTACGGCGTGATCTTTGGTGGTGCGCAAAAAAATATTGGTCCCGCAGGATTGACGCTCGTGATCGTTCGTGAAGACTTATTAGGTCATGCATTGCCGATTTGCCCGTCTGCATTTGATTGGAAAAATGTGTCGGACAATGATTCCATGTACAACACGCCTCCAACTTATTCCATTTATATCGCCGGTTTAGTGTTCCAATGGTTGAAGCGCCAAGGCGGCGTTGCGGCGATGGAGCGCGCCAATATCGCCAAAGCGCAATTGCTATACGACTACCTCGATAGTACCGATTTCTATGTCACTAAAGTGGCACCGCAATTCCGCTCACGCATGAACGTGCCTTTCTATCTGCGTGATGAAAGTCAGAATGCAGCGTTTTTAAGTGCCGCCAAAGAACGCGGCTTGTTGCAATTGAAAGGACATAAATCAGTCGGCGGTATGCGTGCATCAATTTACAATGCGATGCCGATTGAAGGTGTGCAGGCATTGGTGGAGTTTATGCGGGATTTTGCAAACGCGTCCTGA
- the ubiG gene encoding bifunctional 2-polyprenyl-6-hydroxyphenol methylase/3-demethylubiquinol 3-O-methyltransferase UbiG, protein MSHIELQSTASGTNSSNVDPSEIQKFSELAHRWWDPNSEFKPLHEINPLRLEWINNLAPLAGKKVIDVGCGGGILAESMAKRKAHVTGIDLSDKALNVADLHSLETGIEIRYEKIAAEAMAEREAGTFDIVTCMEMLEHVPDPASIVKACMKLAKPGGKVFFSTINRNPKAYLFAVIGAEYVLQMLPKGTHDYQKFITPAELSQDIRNAGLEVLQMKGMSYNPLTKIYSLNQDTSVNYLVACSKPL, encoded by the coding sequence ATGTCACACATCGAACTCCAAAGCACCGCATCTGGAACCAACAGTTCCAACGTCGATCCCAGCGAAATTCAAAAATTTAGTGAATTGGCTCATCGTTGGTGGGATCCCAACTCAGAATTTAAGCCTCTGCACGAAATTAATCCTTTGCGCTTGGAATGGATCAATAACCTCGCCCCCCTAGCTGGCAAGAAAGTGATTGATGTTGGTTGTGGCGGCGGCATTCTGGCGGAATCCATGGCCAAACGAAAAGCACACGTCACGGGTATCGACCTTTCTGACAAAGCTCTTAACGTCGCCGATTTACACAGCCTCGAAACCGGCATCGAAATTCGCTATGAGAAGATAGCTGCAGAAGCGATGGCTGAGCGCGAAGCGGGCACTTTTGATATCGTGACTTGCATGGAGATGCTCGAGCATGTCCCCGATCCAGCCTCGATTGTGAAAGCCTGCATGAAGTTAGCCAAACCCGGCGGGAAGGTTTTCTTTTCCACGATCAATCGCAATCCCAAAGCCTATCTATTTGCCGTGATCGGCGCTGAATATGTACTGCAGATGCTCCCCAAGGGTACTCACGACTATCAAAAATTCATTACCCCGGCGGAGCTTAGTCAAGATATCCGCAATGCAGGACTAGAAGTCCTACAGATGAAGGGGATGAGCTACAACCCGCTCACCAAAATTTACTCATTAAACCAAGACACTAGCGTCAACTATCTTGTCGCTTGCAGCAAACCATTATGA
- the ompA gene encoding outer membrane protein OmpA: MKILVNLAIAATAVAAFSASAQTITDIKANTPYSAYVQDARGVIVRDPFGLCWRTGYYTPADAVPGCDAPLAPPKPVEPPKPVTPPPPPPAPVAPPPPPKPQVTSEKVTFAADAFFDFDKAILKPEAKVKLDDMTSKLKNMNLEVIIATGHTDSVGTDEYNQKLSVRRAEAVKAYIISRGIDAKRVFSEGKGEKQPVADNKTKEGRAQNRRVVIEVVGTRSVTK, from the coding sequence ATGAAAATTTTGGTAAATCTCGCGATTGCAGCAACTGCTGTTGCCGCATTTTCGGCATCCGCACAAACTATCACTGACATCAAAGCAAACACGCCATACAGCGCGTATGTACAAGATGCACGTGGCGTAATCGTGCGTGATCCATTTGGTTTGTGCTGGAGAACTGGTTACTACACACCAGCTGATGCAGTGCCAGGTTGCGATGCTCCTTTGGCGCCTCCAAAACCAGTCGAGCCACCAAAGCCAGTGACTCCACCGCCACCACCGCCAGCTCCAGTGGCTCCACCTCCACCACCAAAACCACAAGTCACTTCTGAAAAAGTGACATTTGCTGCTGACGCATTCTTTGATTTCGACAAAGCCATCTTGAAACCAGAAGCCAAAGTCAAATTGGATGACATGACATCCAAATTGAAAAACATGAATTTGGAAGTGATCATCGCGACTGGTCACACTGACTCTGTTGGCACAGATGAATACAACCAAAAATTGTCCGTACGTCGTGCAGAAGCAGTTAAAGCGTACATCATCAGCCGTGGCATTGATGCAAAACGCGTTTTCTCTGAAGGCAAAGGCGAAAAACAACCAGTTGCTGACAACAAGACTAAAGAAGGTCGCGCACAAAACCGTCGCGTTGTGATCGAAGTTGTTGGTACACGTTCTGTAACGAAATAA